The following are encoded in a window of Rosa chinensis cultivar Old Blush chromosome 4, RchiOBHm-V2, whole genome shotgun sequence genomic DNA:
- the LOC112197316 gene encoding YTH domain-containing protein ECT3 isoform X3, with amino-acid sequence MEPNMHFTTPFEQVDAMYNEGAPEYVVDQGMYYPTATNYGYYCTGFESPGEWEDQRRTFGVDGPDVQYTGVQNESLPYVYYAPGYGYAQTSYNPYNPYIPGAMIGVDGQQYYTGPPYQNSVSSPAYVPFVAQPDVIPNSSPDSLYDTGTSINRPGGRGLKYNLNSASGAFPNTPKPSPNQMSPLTRLLERPRGNVGPSKPAVTHGSVSSGRFPNPAHQSRSASGSVPAVDNLSNGKVLPHHNQLKVAIPVGNGLSDFGSGAQGRDAVAKLRPKFHVSRALNDIHGNIEPLSEQNCGPRVNRLKNQLAVKAYTTKAGDSNAQGNIIIRTDQYNKDNLPVDYVHAKFFVIKSYSEDDVHKSVKYNVWSSTPHGNKKLSSAYEDAQRIAAGNPGGCPIFLFFSVNASGQFCGVAEMVGPVDFNKDMDFWQQDKWSGSFPVIWHIVKDVPNTSVRHIVLENNENKPVTNSRDTQEIMYKKGLEMLKIFKNHMMKTSLLDDFMYYEDRQKIMQDERGRFLVRNFETPFLVTALGPPRKLNPVRELPHSKEEKDTKPNDPNNSEKSLVSASEQISSNLDVKDASIRSENSEKKALEAEDDAVSTLKISLLTIDPKQVELDSSAGAATATSKNVDVVTVGSIPVRVNGFAESLGTLTVGTIPLDPRALKLEKGSSLN; translated from the exons ATGGAACCAAATATGCATTTTACCACTCCCTTTGAACAAGTTGATGCCATGTACAACGAAGGAGCCCCCGAGTATGTTGTTGATCAGGGCATGTATTATCCTACTGCCACCAACTATGGGTACTACTGTACAG GATTTGAATCACCCGGTGAATGGGAGGACCAACGTAGGACTTTTGGTGTAGATGGTCCAGATGTCCAGTACACG GGTGTGCAAAATGAAAGTTTGCCTTATGTATATTATGCACCTGGCTATGGATATGCACAGACATCATACAACCCATACAACCCTTACATACCCGGTGCTATGATAGGTGTTGATGGCCAACAGTATTATACCGGCCCCCCTTATCAGAATTCTGTCTCTTCACCTGCTTATGTCCCTTTTGTTGCTCAGCCGGATGTCATTCCCAACAGTTCACCTGACTCTTTGTACGATACTGGAACATCTATTAATAGACCTGGTGGAAGAGgccttaaatataatttgaattcAGCTTCTGGAGCCTTCCCTAACACTCCTAAGCCATCCCCGAATCAGATGAGCCCCTTGACTAGGTTATTAGAAAGGCCAAGAGGCAATGTTGGACCAAGCAAGCCAGCTGTAACTCATGGCAGTGTTTCTTCTGGTCGTTTTCCAAACCCTGCTCACCAG AGTAGAAGTGCATCCGGCTCAGTTCCAGCCGTGGATAACCTTTCAAATGGGAAAGTTTTGCCTCATCATAATCAATTGAAGGTAGCAATCCCCGTAGGTAATGGCTTGTCTGATTTTGGATCGGGTGCACAAGGACGAGATGCTGTGGCTAAGCTTCGGCCAAAGTTCCATGTTAGCAGGGCCTTGAATGATATACATGGTAATATAGAGCCGTTGAGTGAGCAGAATTGTGGTCCTAGAGTCAATAGATTAAAAAATCAATTAGCTGTTAAAGCCTACACGACCAAGGCAGGAGATAGTAATGCGCAAGGAAATATCATTATTCGCACTGATCAGTATAACAAGGACAATCTCCCAGTTGATTATGTGCATGCAAAATTTTTTGTAATAAAATCATACAGCGAGGATGATGTGCATAAGAGTGTTAAATACAATGTCTGGTCATCCACACCGCATGGCAACAAAAAACTAAGCAGTGCTTATGAAGATGCCCAACGAATAGCTGCAGGGAACCCTGGAGGCTGTcctatcttcctcttcttttcg GTAAATGCAAGTGGTCAATTCTGTGGCGTCGCAGAGATGGTTGGCCCGgttgacttcaacaaggatatgGACTTTTGGCAGCAAGATAAATGGAGTGGGAGCTTCCCTGTTATTTGGCACATTGTCAAAGATGTGCCGAACACCAGTGTTAGGCACATCGTATTGGAGAACAATGAGAACAAGCCGGTGACTAATAGCAGGGATACACAAGAG ATCATGTATAAGAAAGGCTTGGAGATGTTGAAAATATTCAAGAATCACATGATGAAGACCTCATTGCTTGATGACTTTATGTACTATGAAGACCGTCAGAAAATCATGCAGGATGAGAGAGGCAGGTTTCTTGTTAGAAATTTTGAGACTCCATTCTTAGTAACAGCATTGGGACCCCCACGCAAGCTGAACCCTGTTCGTGAGCTGCCTCACAGCAAAGAGGAAAAAGACACCAAACCTAATGATCCAAACAACTCAGAAAAGTCTCTGGTTTCTGCATCTGAGCAGATTTCCTCAAACTTAGATGTTAAAGATGCGAGTATTAGAAGTGAAAATTCAGAGAAAAAGGCACTTGAAGCAGAAGATGATGCTGTATCTACCTTAAAAATTAGTTTGCTTACTATTGATCCAAAGCAGGTGGAGCTTGATTCTTCAGCTGGTGCTGCTACTGCTACTTCAAAAAATGTTGATGTTGTCACTGTAGGCTCAATTCCTGTTAGAGTTAATGGATTTGCTGAATCCTTGGGTACTTTAACAGTTGGAACGATCCCACTGGATCCTAGAGCACTAAAACTCGAGAAGGGCAGTTCTCTTAACTAA
- the LOC112197316 gene encoding YTH domain-containing protein ECT2 isoform X2, with translation MYNVPEHANNDVYMIQGMEPNMHFTTPFEQVDAMYNEGAPEYVVDQGMYYPTATNYGYYCTGFESPGEWEDQRRTFGVDGPDVQYTGVQNESLPYVYYAPGYGYAQTSYNPYNPYIPGAMIGVDGQQYYTGPPYQNSVSSPAYVPFVAQPDVIPNSSPDSLYDTGTSINRPGGRGLKYNLNSASGAFPNTPKPSPNQMSPLTRLLERPRGNVGPSKPAVTHGSVSSGRFPNPAHQSRSASGSVPAVDNLSNGKVLPHHNQLKVAIPVGNGLSDFGSGAQGRDAVAKLRPKFHVSRALNDIHGNIEPLSEQNCGPRVNRLKNQLAVKAYTTKAGDSNAQGNIIIRTDQYNKDNLPVDYVHAKFFVIKSYSEDDVHKSVKYNVWSSTPHGNKKLSSAYEDAQRIAAGNPGGCPIFLFFSVNASGQFCGVAEMVGPVDFNKDMDFWQQDKWSGSFPVIWHIVKDVPNTSVRHIVLENNENKPVTNSRDTQEIMYKKGLEMLKIFKNHMMKTSLLDDFMYYEDRQKIMQDERGRFLVRNFETPFLVTALGPPRKLNPVRELPHSKEEKDTKPNDPNNSEKSLVSASEQISSNLDVKDASIRSENSEKKALEAEDDAVSTLKISLLTIDPKQVELDSSAGAATATSKNVDVVTVGSIPVRVNGFAESLGTLTVGTIPLDPRALKLEKGSSLN, from the exons ATGTATAATGTTCCTGAACATGCAAATAATGACGTTTATATG ATCCAAGGCATGGAACCAAATATGCATTTTACCACTCCCTTTGAACAAGTTGATGCCATGTACAACGAAGGAGCCCCCGAGTATGTTGTTGATCAGGGCATGTATTATCCTACTGCCACCAACTATGGGTACTACTGTACAG GATTTGAATCACCCGGTGAATGGGAGGACCAACGTAGGACTTTTGGTGTAGATGGTCCAGATGTCCAGTACACG GGTGTGCAAAATGAAAGTTTGCCTTATGTATATTATGCACCTGGCTATGGATATGCACAGACATCATACAACCCATACAACCCTTACATACCCGGTGCTATGATAGGTGTTGATGGCCAACAGTATTATACCGGCCCCCCTTATCAGAATTCTGTCTCTTCACCTGCTTATGTCCCTTTTGTTGCTCAGCCGGATGTCATTCCCAACAGTTCACCTGACTCTTTGTACGATACTGGAACATCTATTAATAGACCTGGTGGAAGAGgccttaaatataatttgaattcAGCTTCTGGAGCCTTCCCTAACACTCCTAAGCCATCCCCGAATCAGATGAGCCCCTTGACTAGGTTATTAGAAAGGCCAAGAGGCAATGTTGGACCAAGCAAGCCAGCTGTAACTCATGGCAGTGTTTCTTCTGGTCGTTTTCCAAACCCTGCTCACCAG AGTAGAAGTGCATCCGGCTCAGTTCCAGCCGTGGATAACCTTTCAAATGGGAAAGTTTTGCCTCATCATAATCAATTGAAGGTAGCAATCCCCGTAGGTAATGGCTTGTCTGATTTTGGATCGGGTGCACAAGGACGAGATGCTGTGGCTAAGCTTCGGCCAAAGTTCCATGTTAGCAGGGCCTTGAATGATATACATGGTAATATAGAGCCGTTGAGTGAGCAGAATTGTGGTCCTAGAGTCAATAGATTAAAAAATCAATTAGCTGTTAAAGCCTACACGACCAAGGCAGGAGATAGTAATGCGCAAGGAAATATCATTATTCGCACTGATCAGTATAACAAGGACAATCTCCCAGTTGATTATGTGCATGCAAAATTTTTTGTAATAAAATCATACAGCGAGGATGATGTGCATAAGAGTGTTAAATACAATGTCTGGTCATCCACACCGCATGGCAACAAAAAACTAAGCAGTGCTTATGAAGATGCCCAACGAATAGCTGCAGGGAACCCTGGAGGCTGTcctatcttcctcttcttttcg GTAAATGCAAGTGGTCAATTCTGTGGCGTCGCAGAGATGGTTGGCCCGgttgacttcaacaaggatatgGACTTTTGGCAGCAAGATAAATGGAGTGGGAGCTTCCCTGTTATTTGGCACATTGTCAAAGATGTGCCGAACACCAGTGTTAGGCACATCGTATTGGAGAACAATGAGAACAAGCCGGTGACTAATAGCAGGGATACACAAGAG ATCATGTATAAGAAAGGCTTGGAGATGTTGAAAATATTCAAGAATCACATGATGAAGACCTCATTGCTTGATGACTTTATGTACTATGAAGACCGTCAGAAAATCATGCAGGATGAGAGAGGCAGGTTTCTTGTTAGAAATTTTGAGACTCCATTCTTAGTAACAGCATTGGGACCCCCACGCAAGCTGAACCCTGTTCGTGAGCTGCCTCACAGCAAAGAGGAAAAAGACACCAAACCTAATGATCCAAACAACTCAGAAAAGTCTCTGGTTTCTGCATCTGAGCAGATTTCCTCAAACTTAGATGTTAAAGATGCGAGTATTAGAAGTGAAAATTCAGAGAAAAAGGCACTTGAAGCAGAAGATGATGCTGTATCTACCTTAAAAATTAGTTTGCTTACTATTGATCCAAAGCAGGTGGAGCTTGATTCTTCAGCTGGTGCTGCTACTGCTACTTCAAAAAATGTTGATGTTGTCACTGTAGGCTCAATTCCTGTTAGAGTTAATGGATTTGCTGAATCCTTGGGTACTTTAACAGTTGGAACGATCCCACTGGATCCTAGAGCACTAAAACTCGAGAAGGGCAGTTCTCTTAACTAA
- the LOC112197316 gene encoding YTH domain-containing protein ECT2 isoform X1, giving the protein MRGGSPSIEMYNVPEHANNDVYMIQGMEPNMHFTTPFEQVDAMYNEGAPEYVVDQGMYYPTATNYGYYCTGFESPGEWEDQRRTFGVDGPDVQYTGVQNESLPYVYYAPGYGYAQTSYNPYNPYIPGAMIGVDGQQYYTGPPYQNSVSSPAYVPFVAQPDVIPNSSPDSLYDTGTSINRPGGRGLKYNLNSASGAFPNTPKPSPNQMSPLTRLLERPRGNVGPSKPAVTHGSVSSGRFPNPAHQSRSASGSVPAVDNLSNGKVLPHHNQLKVAIPVGNGLSDFGSGAQGRDAVAKLRPKFHVSRALNDIHGNIEPLSEQNCGPRVNRLKNQLAVKAYTTKAGDSNAQGNIIIRTDQYNKDNLPVDYVHAKFFVIKSYSEDDVHKSVKYNVWSSTPHGNKKLSSAYEDAQRIAAGNPGGCPIFLFFSVNASGQFCGVAEMVGPVDFNKDMDFWQQDKWSGSFPVIWHIVKDVPNTSVRHIVLENNENKPVTNSRDTQEIMYKKGLEMLKIFKNHMMKTSLLDDFMYYEDRQKIMQDERGRFLVRNFETPFLVTALGPPRKLNPVRELPHSKEEKDTKPNDPNNSEKSLVSASEQISSNLDVKDASIRSENSEKKALEAEDDAVSTLKISLLTIDPKQVELDSSAGAATATSKNVDVVTVGSIPVRVNGFAESLGTLTVGTIPLDPRALKLEKGSSLN; this is encoded by the exons ATGAG GGGTGGCAGTCCTTCAATCGAAATGTATAATGTTCCTGAACATGCAAATAATGACGTTTATATG ATCCAAGGCATGGAACCAAATATGCATTTTACCACTCCCTTTGAACAAGTTGATGCCATGTACAACGAAGGAGCCCCCGAGTATGTTGTTGATCAGGGCATGTATTATCCTACTGCCACCAACTATGGGTACTACTGTACAG GATTTGAATCACCCGGTGAATGGGAGGACCAACGTAGGACTTTTGGTGTAGATGGTCCAGATGTCCAGTACACG GGTGTGCAAAATGAAAGTTTGCCTTATGTATATTATGCACCTGGCTATGGATATGCACAGACATCATACAACCCATACAACCCTTACATACCCGGTGCTATGATAGGTGTTGATGGCCAACAGTATTATACCGGCCCCCCTTATCAGAATTCTGTCTCTTCACCTGCTTATGTCCCTTTTGTTGCTCAGCCGGATGTCATTCCCAACAGTTCACCTGACTCTTTGTACGATACTGGAACATCTATTAATAGACCTGGTGGAAGAGgccttaaatataatttgaattcAGCTTCTGGAGCCTTCCCTAACACTCCTAAGCCATCCCCGAATCAGATGAGCCCCTTGACTAGGTTATTAGAAAGGCCAAGAGGCAATGTTGGACCAAGCAAGCCAGCTGTAACTCATGGCAGTGTTTCTTCTGGTCGTTTTCCAAACCCTGCTCACCAG AGTAGAAGTGCATCCGGCTCAGTTCCAGCCGTGGATAACCTTTCAAATGGGAAAGTTTTGCCTCATCATAATCAATTGAAGGTAGCAATCCCCGTAGGTAATGGCTTGTCTGATTTTGGATCGGGTGCACAAGGACGAGATGCTGTGGCTAAGCTTCGGCCAAAGTTCCATGTTAGCAGGGCCTTGAATGATATACATGGTAATATAGAGCCGTTGAGTGAGCAGAATTGTGGTCCTAGAGTCAATAGATTAAAAAATCAATTAGCTGTTAAAGCCTACACGACCAAGGCAGGAGATAGTAATGCGCAAGGAAATATCATTATTCGCACTGATCAGTATAACAAGGACAATCTCCCAGTTGATTATGTGCATGCAAAATTTTTTGTAATAAAATCATACAGCGAGGATGATGTGCATAAGAGTGTTAAATACAATGTCTGGTCATCCACACCGCATGGCAACAAAAAACTAAGCAGTGCTTATGAAGATGCCCAACGAATAGCTGCAGGGAACCCTGGAGGCTGTcctatcttcctcttcttttcg GTAAATGCAAGTGGTCAATTCTGTGGCGTCGCAGAGATGGTTGGCCCGgttgacttcaacaaggatatgGACTTTTGGCAGCAAGATAAATGGAGTGGGAGCTTCCCTGTTATTTGGCACATTGTCAAAGATGTGCCGAACACCAGTGTTAGGCACATCGTATTGGAGAACAATGAGAACAAGCCGGTGACTAATAGCAGGGATACACAAGAG ATCATGTATAAGAAAGGCTTGGAGATGTTGAAAATATTCAAGAATCACATGATGAAGACCTCATTGCTTGATGACTTTATGTACTATGAAGACCGTCAGAAAATCATGCAGGATGAGAGAGGCAGGTTTCTTGTTAGAAATTTTGAGACTCCATTCTTAGTAACAGCATTGGGACCCCCACGCAAGCTGAACCCTGTTCGTGAGCTGCCTCACAGCAAAGAGGAAAAAGACACCAAACCTAATGATCCAAACAACTCAGAAAAGTCTCTGGTTTCTGCATCTGAGCAGATTTCCTCAAACTTAGATGTTAAAGATGCGAGTATTAGAAGTGAAAATTCAGAGAAAAAGGCACTTGAAGCAGAAGATGATGCTGTATCTACCTTAAAAATTAGTTTGCTTACTATTGATCCAAAGCAGGTGGAGCTTGATTCTTCAGCTGGTGCTGCTACTGCTACTTCAAAAAATGTTGATGTTGTCACTGTAGGCTCAATTCCTGTTAGAGTTAATGGATTTGCTGAATCCTTGGGTACTTTAACAGTTGGAACGATCCCACTGGATCCTAGAGCACTAAAACTCGAGAAGGGCAGTTCTCTTAACTAA